From Curtobacterium sp. MCBA15_012:
GAACACCAGCCGGAAGTAGTCGGTGCCCGCGATCGACGGGAACAGGAACCACGCCGCGAGCATCGCGACGATGACGCCGATGTACATCGCGATGCCGCCGAGCCGCGGCGTCGGCGTGCGGTGCACGTCACGCTCGCGGACCTTCGGGTACCAGCCGTACCGCAGCCCGGCCTTCCACACGATCCAGCTCATGCAGAAGCTCACGACCGCGGCGATCGCCCCCGCGAGCAGGTAGTACTTCACGAGACGTGGTCGGCTCCGACGACCCGGACGATCTCGTCGTCGGGGATCACCCCGTGCCGGACGATCGTCAGCGTGCCGCCGGACGAGAGGCCCGTCGCGTCGACGATCGTCGACCCGGTGGACGCGGCGAAGCCCTCGTGCTCGGGGAGCGGTCCGCCGTCGAGGTAGACCGACACGCTGTCGCCGAGCATCGCCTCGGCACGGTCCACGTCCATCGCGGCCGGGTCCCCCGTGCTGTTCGCCGAGGAGACCGCGAGCGGGCCGACCTCCTGCAGGAGCTCGAGCGCGATGCGCGAGTCGGGCATGCGGAGCGCCACGGTGCCCCGGGTCTCCCCCAGGTCCCAGTCGAGCGACGGCTGCGCGCGCAGGATCACCGTGAGCCCGCCGGGCCAGAAGGCATCGACGAGGTCGCGGACCTGCTGCGGGATGTCGGTCGCCAGCGCCTCGAGCGTCGCCGGGCCGGGGATCAGCACGGGCGGCGGGGACTGGCGCGTCCGCCCCTTGGCGTCGAGCAGCCGCTGGACGGCACTCGCGCTGAACGCGTCCGCCGCCAGGCCGTACACGGTGTCGGTGGGGACGACGACGAGCTCTCCGCGTCCGAGCGCGGCACGTGCGAGCCGCATCCCGGTCAGGAGCCCGTCGGGGTCGGTGCAGTCGTATCGGGAGGCCATGACTCGACGATGATAGTGCGACACAATGGTGGCATCGTGAACGAGACGCCCGCGCCCCGACTCCTGTTCCTGTTCGACATG
This genomic window contains:
- a CDS encoding L-threonylcarbamoyladenylate synthase, with product MASRYDCTDPDGLLTGMRLARAALGRGELVVVPTDTVYGLAADAFSASAVQRLLDAKGRTRQSPPPVLIPGPATLEALATDIPQQVRDLVDAFWPGGLTVILRAQPSLDWDLGETRGTVALRMPDSRIALELLQEVGPLAVSSANSTGDPAAMDVDRAEAMLGDSVSVYLDGGPLPEHEGFAASTGSTIVDATGLSSGGTLTIVRHGVIPDDEIVRVVGADHVS